The proteins below come from a single Takifugu flavidus isolate HTHZ2018 chromosome 6, ASM371156v2, whole genome shotgun sequence genomic window:
- the LOC130527296 gene encoding cell surface glycoprotein 1-like isoform X7, producing MFCRRAWQRVAPLTRRAFEPATRNAVPARKMSFGVPGGSFNTTYFVLCGGGLTAALVYAYKTINSDTERYENRLASMGSTAKAAAPAAEVTEVIRESVSAPAGEAEVTKVIGESVSAPAGEAEVTKVIGESVSAPAGEAEVTKVIGESVSAPAGEAEVTGESVSAPAGEAEVTEVIGESVSAPAGEAEVTGETRAEPEAAVEVVSEEAANEACGEAAAAAAEEPAPPVAAEAGPESTAVAGEAVAMETPAETQTAERAESKPDLLAAVKILAGSTVEIAAASVGDRGLVKAVQRIEEDSKASDAFLEVMGTDVQEALEEVKEAAAVTEEELRPEEEQEAPPPAEETVKAGTDAEGQVTGADSEMDSSDIPLVGPADEATSHQEPATDLETVVAEEATQDEEPSPTEEATTAQEAASVNEEVTKVEEAVAEEVTANEEAALTEEATGVEEATVTEEATGVEEVTVTEEATGVEEVTVVEEATVAEEVTVAEEAALTEEATVADEATGVEEATGVEEAALTEEATVVEEATKAEEATVAEEATGVEEVTVAEEAALTEEATVAEEVTVVEEATVAEEAALTEEARVEEDSLLNEEAVPAEETILNEEATSFEETTVAAAQRSVDENAAGASAGSSEAADPEGTSGAETVLCHRAEEMAPPAAPGEPLVSGDADGSKREEPHEPDVSVWTVKSCSLM from the exons ATGTTCTGCAGACGGGCATGGCAGAGGGTCGCGCCCCTGACGCGGAGGGCGTTCGAACCCGCAACCAGAAACG CAGTTCCGGCGCGGAAAATGTCTTTCGGGGTTCCTGGTGGCTCCTTCAACACCACATACTTTGtcctgtgtgggggggggctcacagcTGCCCTCGTCTAC GCCTACAAGACCATCAACAGTGATACAGAACGCTATGAGAACAGACTCGCCAGTATGGGCTCCACAGCTAAGG cagcagctccagcggcagaggtcacagaggtcatcAGGGAGTCcgtctctgctcctgcaggagaggcagaggtcaCAAAGGTCATCGGGGAGTCcgtctctgctcctgcaggagaggcagag GTCACAAAGGTCATCGGGGAGTCcgtctctgctcctgcaggagaggcagaggtcaCAAAGGTCATCGGGGAGTCcgtctctgctcctgcaggagaggcagaggtcaCCGGGGAGTCcgtctctgctcctgcaggagaggcagaggtcacagaggtcatcGGGGAGTCcgtctctgctcctgcaggagaggcagaggtcaCCGGGGAGACGAGAGCTGAACCTGAAGCGGCTGTTGAGGTCGTGTCTGAAGAAGCCGCCAACGAGGCCTGtggggaagctgctgctgctgctgcagaggaaccgGCTCCACCTGTAGCTGCAGAAGCAGGTCCTGAATCCACCGCCGTCGCTGGTGAAGCCGTCGCCATGGAGACGCCGGCTGAGACCCAGACTGCGGAGCGTGCTG AGTCTAAACCAGATTTGCTCGCTGCTGTGAAGATCTTGGCAGGGTCCACAGTTGAGATCGCAGCAGCTTCAGTAGGTGACAGGGGCCTGGTGAAGGCTGTCCAGAGAATAGAGGAAGACTCCAAAGCTTCTGACGCTTTCCTGGAGGTTATGGGCACGGACGTCCAGGAAGCACTTGAAGAGGTtaaagaagcagctgcagtgactgaggaggagctgaggcctgaagaggagcaggaggcacCACCTCCTGCAGAAGAGACAGTAAAAGCAGGTACTGATGCTGAAGGTCAGGTGACTGGAGCAGATTCAGAAATGGACTCCTCAGATATTCCACTGGTTGGTCCTGCAGACGAGGCCACGTCACACCAAGAACCTGCCACAGATTTGGAGACTGTTGTGGCTGAGGAGGCAACACAGGATGAGGAACCCTCACCTACTGAGGAGGCAACAACCGCTCAGGAGGCTGCATCAGTAAATGAGGAGGTAACAAAGGTTGAAGAGGCTGTAGCTGAGGAGGTGACGGCAAATGAGGAGGCTGCATTAACTGAGGAGGCCACAGGGGTTGAGGAGGCCACAGTGACTGAGGAGGCCACAGGGGTTGAGGAggtcacagtgactgaggaGGCCACAGGGGTTGAGGAGGTCACAGTGGTTGAGGAGGCCACAGTGGCTGAGGAGGTCACAGTGGCTGAGGAGGCTGCATTAACTGAGGAGGCCACAGTGGCTGACGAGGCCACGGGGGTTGAGGAGGCCACAGGGGTTGAGGAGGCTGCATTAACTGAGGAGGCCACAGTGGTTGAGGAGGCCACAAAGGCTGAGGAGGCCACAGTGGCTGAGGAGGCCACAGGGGTTGAGGAGGTCACAGTGGCTGAGGAGGCTGCATTAACTGAGGAGGCCACAGTGGCTGAGGAGGTCACAGTGGTTGAGGAGGCCACAGTGGCTGAGGAGGCTGCATTAACTGAGGAGGCCAGAGTGGAAGAGGACAGCCTGTTAAATGAGGAGGCTGTACCAGCTGAGGAGACAATCCTGAATGAAGAGGCTACGTCGTTTGAGGAGACAACAGTCGCTGCTGCTCAGAGGTCAGTGGATGAGAACGCAGCAGGAGCTTCAGCAGGATCCTCTGAAGCTGCGGATCCAGAAGGAACATCAGGAGCTGAGACGGTTCTCTGCCACCGTGCTGAGGAAAtggctccacctgctgctccaggagAGCCACTCGTCAGCGGAGACGCTGATGGAAGCAAGAGAGAGGAGCCACACG AGCCAGATGTGTCTGTCTGGACTGTTAAAAGCTGCTCACTGATGTAA
- the LOC130527296 gene encoding fibrous sheath CABYR-binding protein-like isoform X9 produces MFCRRAWQRVAPLTRRAFEPATRNAVPARKMSFGVPGGSFNTTYFVLCGGGLTAALVYAYKTINSDTERYENRLASMGSTAKAAAPAAEVTEVIRESVSAPAGEAEVTKVIGESVSAPAGEAEVIGESVSAPTGEAEVTKVIGESVSAPAGEAEVTKVIGESVSAPAGEAEVIGESVSAPAGEAEVTGETRAEPEAAVEVVSEEAANEACGEAAAAAAEEPAPPVAAEAGPESTAVAGEAVAMETPAETQTAERAESKPDLLAAVKILAGSTVEIAAASVGDRGLVKAVQRIEEDSKASDAFLEVMGTDVQEALEEVKEAAAVTEEELRPEEEQEAPPPAEETVKAGTDAEGQVTGADSEMDSSDIPLVGPADEATSHQEPATDLETVVAEEATQDEEPSPTEEATTAQEAASVNEEVTKVEEAVAEEVTANEEAALTEEATGVEEATVTEEATGVEEVTVTEEATGVEEVTVVEEATVAEEVTVAEEAALTEEATVADEATGVEEATGVEEAALTEEATVVEEATKAEEATVAEEATGVEEVTVAEEAALTEEATVAEEVTVVEEATVAEEAALTEEARVEEDSLLNEEAVPAEETILNEEATSFEETTVAAAQRSVDENAAGASAGSSEAADPEGTSGAETVLCHRAEEMAPPAAPGEPLVSGDADGSKREEPHEPDVSVWTVKSCSLM; encoded by the exons ATGTTCTGCAGACGGGCATGGCAGAGGGTCGCGCCCCTGACGCGGAGGGCGTTCGAACCCGCAACCAGAAACG CAGTTCCGGCGCGGAAAATGTCTTTCGGGGTTCCTGGTGGCTCCTTCAACACCACATACTTTGtcctgtgtgggggggggctcacagcTGCCCTCGTCTAC GCCTACAAGACCATCAACAGTGATACAGAACGCTATGAGAACAGACTCGCCAGTATGGGCTCCACAGCTAAGG cagcagctccagcggcagaggtcacagaggtcatcAGGGAGTCcgtctctgctcctgcaggagaggcagaggtcaCAAAGGTCATCGGGGAGTCcgtctctgctcctgcaggagaggcagaggtcaTCGGGGAGTCCGTCTCTGCTCCTACGGGAGAGGCAGAGGTCACAAAGGTCATCGGGGAGTCcgtctctgctcctgcaggagaggcagaggtcaCAAAGGTCATCGGGGAGTCcgtctctgctcctgcaggagaggcagag gtcatcGGGGAGTCcgtctctgctcctgcaggagaggcagaggtcaCCGGGGAGACGAGAGCTGAACCTGAAGCGGCTGTTGAGGTCGTGTCTGAAGAAGCCGCCAACGAGGCCTGtggggaagctgctgctgctgctgcagaggaaccgGCTCCACCTGTAGCTGCAGAAGCAGGTCCTGAATCCACCGCCGTCGCTGGTGAAGCCGTCGCCATGGAGACGCCGGCTGAGACCCAGACTGCGGAGCGTGCTG AGTCTAAACCAGATTTGCTCGCTGCTGTGAAGATCTTGGCAGGGTCCACAGTTGAGATCGCAGCAGCTTCAGTAGGTGACAGGGGCCTGGTGAAGGCTGTCCAGAGAATAGAGGAAGACTCCAAAGCTTCTGACGCTTTCCTGGAGGTTATGGGCACGGACGTCCAGGAAGCACTTGAAGAGGTtaaagaagcagctgcagtgactgaggaggagctgaggcctgaagaggagcaggaggcacCACCTCCTGCAGAAGAGACAGTAAAAGCAGGTACTGATGCTGAAGGTCAGGTGACTGGAGCAGATTCAGAAATGGACTCCTCAGATATTCCACTGGTTGGTCCTGCAGACGAGGCCACGTCACACCAAGAACCTGCCACAGATTTGGAGACTGTTGTGGCTGAGGAGGCAACACAGGATGAGGAACCCTCACCTACTGAGGAGGCAACAACCGCTCAGGAGGCTGCATCAGTAAATGAGGAGGTAACAAAGGTTGAAGAGGCTGTAGCTGAGGAGGTGACGGCAAATGAGGAGGCTGCATTAACTGAGGAGGCCACAGGGGTTGAGGAGGCCACAGTGACTGAGGAGGCCACAGGGGTTGAGGAggtcacagtgactgaggaGGCCACAGGGGTTGAGGAGGTCACAGTGGTTGAGGAGGCCACAGTGGCTGAGGAGGTCACAGTGGCTGAGGAGGCTGCATTAACTGAGGAGGCCACAGTGGCTGACGAGGCCACGGGGGTTGAGGAGGCCACAGGGGTTGAGGAGGCTGCATTAACTGAGGAGGCCACAGTGGTTGAGGAGGCCACAAAGGCTGAGGAGGCCACAGTGGCTGAGGAGGCCACAGGGGTTGAGGAGGTCACAGTGGCTGAGGAGGCTGCATTAACTGAGGAGGCCACAGTGGCTGAGGAGGTCACAGTGGTTGAGGAGGCCACAGTGGCTGAGGAGGCTGCATTAACTGAGGAGGCCAGAGTGGAAGAGGACAGCCTGTTAAATGAGGAGGCTGTACCAGCTGAGGAGACAATCCTGAATGAAGAGGCTACGTCGTTTGAGGAGACAACAGTCGCTGCTGCTCAGAGGTCAGTGGATGAGAACGCAGCAGGAGCTTCAGCAGGATCCTCTGAAGCTGCGGATCCAGAAGGAACATCAGGAGCTGAGACGGTTCTCTGCCACCGTGCTGAGGAAAtggctccacctgctgctccaggagAGCCACTCGTCAGCGGAGACGCTGATGGAAGCAAGAGAGAGGAGCCACACG AGCCAGATGTGTCTGTCTGGACTGTTAAAAGCTGCTCACTGATGTAA
- the LOC130527296 gene encoding fibrous sheath CABYR-binding protein-like isoform X1, producing the protein MFCRRAWQRVAPLTRRAFEPATRNAVPARKMSFGVPGGSFNTTYFVLCGGGLTAALVYAYKTINSDTERYENRLASMGSTAKAAAPAAEVTEVIRESVSAPAGEAEVTKVIGESVSAPAGEAEVIGESVSAPTGEAEVTKVIGESVSAPAGEAEVTKVIGESVSAPAGEAEVTGESVSAPAGEAEVTEVIGESVSAPAGEAEVTGETRAEPEAAVEVVSEEAANEACGEAAAAAAEEPAPPVAAEAGPESTAVAGEAVAMETPAETQTAERAESKPDLLAAVKILAGSTVEIAAASVGDRGLVKAVQRIEEDSKASDAFLEVMGTDVQEALEEVKEAAAVTEEELRPEEEQEAPPPAEETVKAGTDAEGQVTGADSEMDSSDIPLVGPADEATSHQEPATDLETVVAEEATQDEEPSPTEEATTAQEAASVNEEVTKVEEAVAEEVTANEEAALTEEATGVEEATVTEEATGVEEVTVTEEATGVEEVTVVEEATVAEEVTVAEEAALTEEATVADEATGVEEATGVEEAALTEEATVVEEATKAEEATVAEEATGVEEVTVAEEAALTEEATVAEEVTVVEEATVAEEAALTEEARVEEDSLLNEEAVPAEETILNEEATSFEETTVAAAQRSVDENAAGASAGSSEAADPEGTSGAETVLCHRAEEMAPPAAPGEPLVSGDADGSKREEPHEPDVSVWTVKSCSLM; encoded by the exons ATGTTCTGCAGACGGGCATGGCAGAGGGTCGCGCCCCTGACGCGGAGGGCGTTCGAACCCGCAACCAGAAACG CAGTTCCGGCGCGGAAAATGTCTTTCGGGGTTCCTGGTGGCTCCTTCAACACCACATACTTTGtcctgtgtgggggggggctcacagcTGCCCTCGTCTAC GCCTACAAGACCATCAACAGTGATACAGAACGCTATGAGAACAGACTCGCCAGTATGGGCTCCACAGCTAAGG cagcagctccagcggcagaggtcacagaggtcatcAGGGAGTCcgtctctgctcctgcaggagaggcagaggtcaCAAAGGTCATCGGGGAGTCcgtctctgctcctgcaggagaggcagaggtcaTCGGGGAGTCCGTCTCTGCTCCTACGGGAGAGGCAGAGGTCACAAAGGTCATCGGGGAGTCcgtctctgctcctgcaggagaggcagaggtcaCAAAGGTCATCGGGGAGTCcgtctctgctcctgcaggagaggcagaggtcaCCGGGGAGTCcgtctctgctcctgcaggagaggcagaggtcacagaggtcatcGGGGAGTCcgtctctgctcctgcaggagaggcagaggtcaCCGGGGAGACGAGAGCTGAACCTGAAGCGGCTGTTGAGGTCGTGTCTGAAGAAGCCGCCAACGAGGCCTGtggggaagctgctgctgctgctgcagaggaaccgGCTCCACCTGTAGCTGCAGAAGCAGGTCCTGAATCCACCGCCGTCGCTGGTGAAGCCGTCGCCATGGAGACGCCGGCTGAGACCCAGACTGCGGAGCGTGCTG AGTCTAAACCAGATTTGCTCGCTGCTGTGAAGATCTTGGCAGGGTCCACAGTTGAGATCGCAGCAGCTTCAGTAGGTGACAGGGGCCTGGTGAAGGCTGTCCAGAGAATAGAGGAAGACTCCAAAGCTTCTGACGCTTTCCTGGAGGTTATGGGCACGGACGTCCAGGAAGCACTTGAAGAGGTtaaagaagcagctgcagtgactgaggaggagctgaggcctgaagaggagcaggaggcacCACCTCCTGCAGAAGAGACAGTAAAAGCAGGTACTGATGCTGAAGGTCAGGTGACTGGAGCAGATTCAGAAATGGACTCCTCAGATATTCCACTGGTTGGTCCTGCAGACGAGGCCACGTCACACCAAGAACCTGCCACAGATTTGGAGACTGTTGTGGCTGAGGAGGCAACACAGGATGAGGAACCCTCACCTACTGAGGAGGCAACAACCGCTCAGGAGGCTGCATCAGTAAATGAGGAGGTAACAAAGGTTGAAGAGGCTGTAGCTGAGGAGGTGACGGCAAATGAGGAGGCTGCATTAACTGAGGAGGCCACAGGGGTTGAGGAGGCCACAGTGACTGAGGAGGCCACAGGGGTTGAGGAggtcacagtgactgaggaGGCCACAGGGGTTGAGGAGGTCACAGTGGTTGAGGAGGCCACAGTGGCTGAGGAGGTCACAGTGGCTGAGGAGGCTGCATTAACTGAGGAGGCCACAGTGGCTGACGAGGCCACGGGGGTTGAGGAGGCCACAGGGGTTGAGGAGGCTGCATTAACTGAGGAGGCCACAGTGGTTGAGGAGGCCACAAAGGCTGAGGAGGCCACAGTGGCTGAGGAGGCCACAGGGGTTGAGGAGGTCACAGTGGCTGAGGAGGCTGCATTAACTGAGGAGGCCACAGTGGCTGAGGAGGTCACAGTGGTTGAGGAGGCCACAGTGGCTGAGGAGGCTGCATTAACTGAGGAGGCCAGAGTGGAAGAGGACAGCCTGTTAAATGAGGAGGCTGTACCAGCTGAGGAGACAATCCTGAATGAAGAGGCTACGTCGTTTGAGGAGACAACAGTCGCTGCTGCTCAGAGGTCAGTGGATGAGAACGCAGCAGGAGCTTCAGCAGGATCCTCTGAAGCTGCGGATCCAGAAGGAACATCAGGAGCTGAGACGGTTCTCTGCCACCGTGCTGAGGAAAtggctccacctgctgctccaggagAGCCACTCGTCAGCGGAGACGCTGATGGAAGCAAGAGAGAGGAGCCACACG AGCCAGATGTGTCTGTCTGGACTGTTAAAAGCTGCTCACTGATGTAA
- the LOC130527296 gene encoding fibrous sheath CABYR-binding protein-like isoform X6, producing the protein MFCRRAWQRVAPLTRRAFEPATRNAVPARKMSFGVPGGSFNTTYFVLCGGGLTAALVYAYKTINSDTERYENRLASMGSTAKAAAPAAEVTEVIRESVSAPAGEAEVTKVIGESVSAPAGEAEVIGESVSAPTGEAEVTKVIGESVSAPAGEAEVTKVIGESVSAPAGEAEVTEVIGESVSAPAGEAEVTGETRAEPEAAVEVVSEEAANEACGEAAAAAAEEPAPPVAAEAGPESTAVAGEAVAMETPAETQTAERAESKPDLLAAVKILAGSTVEIAAASVGDRGLVKAVQRIEEDSKASDAFLEVMGTDVQEALEEVKEAAAVTEEELRPEEEQEAPPPAEETVKAGTDAEGQVTGADSEMDSSDIPLVGPADEATSHQEPATDLETVVAEEATQDEEPSPTEEATTAQEAASVNEEVTKVEEAVAEEVTANEEAALTEEATGVEEATVTEEATGVEEVTVTEEATGVEEVTVVEEATVAEEVTVAEEAALTEEATVADEATGVEEATGVEEAALTEEATVVEEATKAEEATVAEEATGVEEVTVAEEAALTEEATVAEEVTVVEEATVAEEAALTEEARVEEDSLLNEEAVPAEETILNEEATSFEETTVAAAQRSVDENAAGASAGSSEAADPEGTSGAETVLCHRAEEMAPPAAPGEPLVSGDADGSKREEPHEPDVSVWTVKSCSLM; encoded by the exons ATGTTCTGCAGACGGGCATGGCAGAGGGTCGCGCCCCTGACGCGGAGGGCGTTCGAACCCGCAACCAGAAACG CAGTTCCGGCGCGGAAAATGTCTTTCGGGGTTCCTGGTGGCTCCTTCAACACCACATACTTTGtcctgtgtgggggggggctcacagcTGCCCTCGTCTAC GCCTACAAGACCATCAACAGTGATACAGAACGCTATGAGAACAGACTCGCCAGTATGGGCTCCACAGCTAAGG cagcagctccagcggcagaggtcacagaggtcatcAGGGAGTCcgtctctgctcctgcaggagaggcagaggtcaCAAAGGTCATCGGGGAGTCcgtctctgctcctgcaggagaggcagaggtcaTCGGGGAGTCCGTCTCTGCTCCTACGGGAGAGGCAGAGGTCACAAAGGTCATCGGGGAGTCcgtctctgctcctgcaggagaggcagaggtcaCAAAGGTCATCGGGGAGTCcgtctctgctcctgcaggagaggcagag gtcacagaggtcatcGGGGAGTCcgtctctgctcctgcaggagaggcagaggtcaCCGGGGAGACGAGAGCTGAACCTGAAGCGGCTGTTGAGGTCGTGTCTGAAGAAGCCGCCAACGAGGCCTGtggggaagctgctgctgctgctgcagaggaaccgGCTCCACCTGTAGCTGCAGAAGCAGGTCCTGAATCCACCGCCGTCGCTGGTGAAGCCGTCGCCATGGAGACGCCGGCTGAGACCCAGACTGCGGAGCGTGCTG AGTCTAAACCAGATTTGCTCGCTGCTGTGAAGATCTTGGCAGGGTCCACAGTTGAGATCGCAGCAGCTTCAGTAGGTGACAGGGGCCTGGTGAAGGCTGTCCAGAGAATAGAGGAAGACTCCAAAGCTTCTGACGCTTTCCTGGAGGTTATGGGCACGGACGTCCAGGAAGCACTTGAAGAGGTtaaagaagcagctgcagtgactgaggaggagctgaggcctgaagaggagcaggaggcacCACCTCCTGCAGAAGAGACAGTAAAAGCAGGTACTGATGCTGAAGGTCAGGTGACTGGAGCAGATTCAGAAATGGACTCCTCAGATATTCCACTGGTTGGTCCTGCAGACGAGGCCACGTCACACCAAGAACCTGCCACAGATTTGGAGACTGTTGTGGCTGAGGAGGCAACACAGGATGAGGAACCCTCACCTACTGAGGAGGCAACAACCGCTCAGGAGGCTGCATCAGTAAATGAGGAGGTAACAAAGGTTGAAGAGGCTGTAGCTGAGGAGGTGACGGCAAATGAGGAGGCTGCATTAACTGAGGAGGCCACAGGGGTTGAGGAGGCCACAGTGACTGAGGAGGCCACAGGGGTTGAGGAggtcacagtgactgaggaGGCCACAGGGGTTGAGGAGGTCACAGTGGTTGAGGAGGCCACAGTGGCTGAGGAGGTCACAGTGGCTGAGGAGGCTGCATTAACTGAGGAGGCCACAGTGGCTGACGAGGCCACGGGGGTTGAGGAGGCCACAGGGGTTGAGGAGGCTGCATTAACTGAGGAGGCCACAGTGGTTGAGGAGGCCACAAAGGCTGAGGAGGCCACAGTGGCTGAGGAGGCCACAGGGGTTGAGGAGGTCACAGTGGCTGAGGAGGCTGCATTAACTGAGGAGGCCACAGTGGCTGAGGAGGTCACAGTGGTTGAGGAGGCCACAGTGGCTGAGGAGGCTGCATTAACTGAGGAGGCCAGAGTGGAAGAGGACAGCCTGTTAAATGAGGAGGCTGTACCAGCTGAGGAGACAATCCTGAATGAAGAGGCTACGTCGTTTGAGGAGACAACAGTCGCTGCTGCTCAGAGGTCAGTGGATGAGAACGCAGCAGGAGCTTCAGCAGGATCCTCTGAAGCTGCGGATCCAGAAGGAACATCAGGAGCTGAGACGGTTCTCTGCCACCGTGCTGAGGAAAtggctccacctgctgctccaggagAGCCACTCGTCAGCGGAGACGCTGATGGAAGCAAGAGAGAGGAGCCACACG AGCCAGATGTGTCTGTCTGGACTGTTAAAAGCTGCTCACTGATGTAA
- the LOC130527296 gene encoding fibrous sheath CABYR-binding protein-like isoform X12: protein MFCRRAWQRVAPLTRRAFEPATRNAVPARKMSFGVPGGSFNTTYFVLCGGGLTAALVYAYKTINSDTERYENRLASMGSTAKAAAPAAEVTEVIRESVSAPAGEAEVTKVIGESVSAPAGEAEVIGESVSAPTGEAEVTKVIGESVSAPAGEAEVTKVIGESVSAPAGEAEVTGESVSAPAGEAEVTEVIGESVSAPAGEAEVTGETRAEPEAAVEVVSEEAANEACGEAAAAAAEEPAPPVAAEAGPESTAVAGEAVAMETPAETQTAERAESKPDLLAAVKILAGSTVEIAAASVGDRGLVKAVQRIEEDSKASDAFLEVMGTDVQEALEEVKEAAAVTEEELRPEEEQEAPPPAEETVKADEATSHQEPATDLETVVAEEATQDEEPSPTEEATTAQEAASVNEEVTKVEEAVAEEVTANEEAALTEEATGVEEATVTEEATGVEEVTVTEEATGVEEVTVVEEATVAEEVTVAEEAALTEEATVADEATGVEEATGVEEAALTEEATVVEEATKAEEATVAEEATGVEEVTVAEEAALTEEATVAEEVTVVEEATVAEEAALTEEARVEEDSLLNEEAVPAEETILNEEATSFEETTVAAAQRSVDENAAGASAGSSEAADPEGTSGAETVLCHRAEEMAPPAAPGEPLVSGDADGSKREEPHEPDVSVWTVKSCSLM, encoded by the exons ATGTTCTGCAGACGGGCATGGCAGAGGGTCGCGCCCCTGACGCGGAGGGCGTTCGAACCCGCAACCAGAAACG CAGTTCCGGCGCGGAAAATGTCTTTCGGGGTTCCTGGTGGCTCCTTCAACACCACATACTTTGtcctgtgtgggggggggctcacagcTGCCCTCGTCTAC GCCTACAAGACCATCAACAGTGATACAGAACGCTATGAGAACAGACTCGCCAGTATGGGCTCCACAGCTAAGG cagcagctccagcggcagaggtcacagaggtcatcAGGGAGTCcgtctctgctcctgcaggagaggcagaggtcaCAAAGGTCATCGGGGAGTCcgtctctgctcctgcaggagaggcagaggtcaTCGGGGAGTCCGTCTCTGCTCCTACGGGAGAGGCAGAGGTCACAAAGGTCATCGGGGAGTCcgtctctgctcctgcaggagaggcagaggtcaCAAAGGTCATCGGGGAGTCcgtctctgctcctgcaggagaggcagaggtcaCCGGGGAGTCcgtctctgctcctgcaggagaggcagaggtcacagaggtcatcGGGGAGTCcgtctctgctcctgcaggagaggcagaggtcaCCGGGGAGACGAGAGCTGAACCTGAAGCGGCTGTTGAGGTCGTGTCTGAAGAAGCCGCCAACGAGGCCTGtggggaagctgctgctgctgctgcagaggaaccgGCTCCACCTGTAGCTGCAGAAGCAGGTCCTGAATCCACCGCCGTCGCTGGTGAAGCCGTCGCCATGGAGACGCCGGCTGAGACCCAGACTGCGGAGCGTGCTG AGTCTAAACCAGATTTGCTCGCTGCTGTGAAGATCTTGGCAGGGTCCACAGTTGAGATCGCAGCAGCTTCAGTAGGTGACAGGGGCCTGGTGAAGGCTGTCCAGAGAATAGAGGAAGACTCCAAAGCTTCTGACGCTTTCCTGGAGGTTATGGGCACGGACGTCCAGGAAGCACTTGAAGAGGTtaaagaagcagctgcagtgactgaggaggagctgaggcctgaagaggagcaggaggcacCACCTCCTGCAGAAGAGACAGTAAAAGCAG ACGAGGCCACGTCACACCAAGAACCTGCCACAGATTTGGAGACTGTTGTGGCTGAGGAGGCAACACAGGATGAGGAACCCTCACCTACTGAGGAGGCAACAACCGCTCAGGAGGCTGCATCAGTAAATGAGGAGGTAACAAAGGTTGAAGAGGCTGTAGCTGAGGAGGTGACGGCAAATGAGGAGGCTGCATTAACTGAGGAGGCCACAGGGGTTGAGGAGGCCACAGTGACTGAGGAGGCCACAGGGGTTGAGGAggtcacagtgactgaggaGGCCACAGGGGTTGAGGAGGTCACAGTGGTTGAGGAGGCCACAGTGGCTGAGGAGGTCACAGTGGCTGAGGAGGCTGCATTAACTGAGGAGGCCACAGTGGCTGACGAGGCCACGGGGGTTGAGGAGGCCACAGGGGTTGAGGAGGCTGCATTAACTGAGGAGGCCACAGTGGTTGAGGAGGCCACAAAGGCTGAGGAGGCCACAGTGGCTGAGGAGGCCACAGGGGTTGAGGAGGTCACAGTGGCTGAGGAGGCTGCATTAACTGAGGAGGCCACAGTGGCTGAGGAGGTCACAGTGGTTGAGGAGGCCACAGTGGCTGAGGAGGCTGCATTAACTGAGGAGGCCAGAGTGGAAGAGGACAGCCTGTTAAATGAGGAGGCTGTACCAGCTGAGGAGACAATCCTGAATGAAGAGGCTACGTCGTTTGAGGAGACAACAGTCGCTGCTGCTCAGAGGTCAGTGGATGAGAACGCAGCAGGAGCTTCAGCAGGATCCTCTGAAGCTGCGGATCCAGAAGGAACATCAGGAGCTGAGACGGTTCTCTGCCACCGTGCTGAGGAAAtggctccacctgctgctccaggagAGCCACTCGTCAGCGGAGACGCTGATGGAAGCAAGAGAGAGGAGCCACACG AGCCAGATGTGTCTGTCTGGACTGTTAAAAGCTGCTCACTGATGTAA